One Heterodontus francisci isolate sHetFra1 chromosome 13, sHetFra1.hap1, whole genome shotgun sequence genomic window, AGTTGTGGAGCTGAGGGAATAAAAAGAAATAAATGGAGAACATTAATCAGAGACAGTGACTGACCTCATTCACTCATTGTTCCAAATATCCTTTCAAAAGAACTGCCAAAGGCAAATCTGCCAGTTCAGGGTGAAACTGTGTCTCTCTGGATGGTCCCTTTTGATGTTTTATACATCACCAAATCTTGCCTGTCCGTTGCTTTTTACTACTGTCTCTTGAATGATCACCTGTGTATAAAGAGTTAAAGTTCAGATTTGCTGCATTTTCTTCCATCCCTGTGGACCTGACTCCTGCAGGGGTATGTTAGCCTTGAGCGTCCGGTTCTGGACTAGAGATCATGAGTTCAGCATTCACCCTGGCAAATTGCGAAATCGAATTCAATAAATCGGGTAATGTGGAAAAAAAAAGGAAAGATTATCCAAGAAAACTGGTGTGAAAAATTAGGCCGACACTACACAATTGAAGACGTCCCCACTGTTCAGCCTGTTGTGCTATGCCAGGGGTcggcaagctgcatgtagatcttTAACATGTCATTTGCGGTTCCCATTTGATGGTATTTAGAATATCAATTTGTAATGGGGCAGTAACATTTAGTCATTAATGATCTGGCTCCTGTCGAGCTATGTGACAATTCTGTTTTGAAATAGAAAAATAAACAGTATTTTAGTGGACTCATTCTTACCTACATGTGCAATTCAATCCATTCCAGCAACTACCAGCTTTCCACTGGTTCatgtcatctggttcactaatgcccttcagggaaggaaatctgccatccttacctggtctgacctacatgtgactccagacccagagcaatggggttgactcttaactgccctctgaaatggcctagcaagccactcagttgtcaagggcaattatggatggttaacaaatgctggccttgccagtgatgcccacatcccatgaatgaaaaaaacaaAATATAATAGTGCCTTTCACCGACCTCAatgaattttaaatttaaaaaattcaACATGTTGAAATAATACAGTGCAGTTAAATTCACTGCAGTGAGTTAGCAAAGCTCCAATCCTTTGCCGAAAATATGCACCTAGAAGTGAACGAAAATATCCCGTTATGATTCTCTAGGAGAACACTGATAAAGCCAAAGGTAAATTTAAGATTTGGGTAGCATCAAGCTTCAACTTTAAAAGCAAAAATAAACGTTTTTAACCTATTCCTGGGATGTAAGTACATAATGTTCCTTAGATTTTCAATTAATATTTTTTCTTCTAAAGGTATGCTTGTGCCTTTACTCCATTTTAAAATTTTCTTTTGTCTTGCAATTCCCAATAGTTTTATTATTTTAggcaattctttttttaaaaagagctgtCCGGGTGAAATAGGTTGCTGACCCTTGCCCCATCCATTATTTGCAGTCAGGACGCTTGCCATCGAGTGACTGCACTGTTCTACTAAGTGAGGCAGGTCTAgtcattcaaaactgggcatccatgaggggctcACCCATCACCTacttccccctcaccctctcctgcACTCCGCCATCACCTGCTCCCCCATCACCTGCTCCTCCgtcacccactcccctgccaccCACCCCTGCTCCCCAATGCTCAGGTTAGGTTCTGCCACAACCACCAACAGTAATCACACTTCAAGGTAACTGGttgactgtgaagcattttgggacattctaAAGTCATGAAAGGCACCTCGTAAATGTTTTTATTTCTTTCTTAAAATAAATCTTCTGTCACCTTGAAGACACTCCCCTGCTCGTGCTGCTGACAGGGTTAGCGATCCAGAGACAGTCCTCTTGGCCTCTTCATCATCCTCTGCTGTGTTGCCTGGTTTTGGGCCATGCACTGGAGGGAAATCGTGTTCTAAAATCCTCAGTCTTTCCTCGCTCCTACAAATTGCAGCACTTTAAACTGAAATCTTATCATTTAATCCCATTATCCTGTGATTCATCTCTTTGTCCACACTCTGCTGCACTGCGGTGGTGCTGTAAACAATGAAGCCTGTCTGTTCACAGAGAACTTCAATTTAAAGAAACCCCTTGTGAAAGCTTGTATCTGACAGAAAGATCACCAATACCAAGATACATGCAATCCCAGCAATGTATAAAATGCCATTGATTACCTATCATATCAAGGCTTAGAGATAGATTGAATAGCAGTCTAACTACTTCCCCCACACTGCAGCTCGTGATGATATCCTGCATCGACTCATACCCGGCCCTCACACAAACACGGACTTGGCTAGGAGAGGCCAGGCTGGAACAGAGTGGAATGTTCCTTGTTCTTCATCCTCCCAATCACCTTCGATAAAATTCTACTCTTTGTAAATGTGACTGGGGTGCAGCTAACCTGGAAATAATACGTTAAAAAAGTTGTCAACAAAACAATTGGGTTCATCACTGACAATGCAGACATAACCAGCTCACCCACAAAAAAAaactgtcagccttggctcagttggtataaGTTTCACCCTGAGTCAGAAAGTCCAAGCCCCCTACTTCCAGACTCAGCATGTTATCCAGGCTGGCGTTCCAGTGCAGAGGCATTGACatagatgccgtctttcagataacaCAACAAACTGAGGTCCTTTCCACCCATGCAGGTGGATAGAAAAGATCCCACTTCACTCTTCAAGGCAGAGGAAGGAGTTTCCCCAGTGTCATTTcctaacattcctccctcacataaaCCACCAAACACAGATGAACTGACCATTCATTAATTTTCTATTTATGAGGTGTTTGCTATGCACAGTTTGGTTGCTGCATTCACCTACACAAcagcagtaactgcacttcaaatagCTCATTGGTTCTTTAGAACATGCTAAGGTGCTCTGTAAATGCAAGTATTCCATTTATTCCTTTTCCACAGATTGCCTCCATGACTCTGTGGGTGATTATGAGCTGGTGCCAAGCCCAACACCCTAGTAAAGTCCTTGCTTCAATCTCTGGTCTTTCAGAGATCTGGCACTTGCATGATGGGTTAATTCCGGTTGGGCTAGCTCCACAATTGCCCAAGGTATCCTTGCGGTTAAACCAGGTTTGCTACCCTGACCATCATTGAGCCTTCCCGGAATGCTTGTGTCTGGCTGGGTGTCACATGAGGACAAGTTGAGCTGCTGTGCCCTCCACCCTGCCTACAGCCTAAGAACGTGATGACTTGGGTAAGGTGAGGTTAACCAGTATCGAGTGATCTCAATACCAGTAAGGAGCAGCAGCAAAAGGTAATAATGGAAGAAAACAGGAGGAGACTGAAAGATTGAAAACAAAATTCTTGCAAAATGAGAGAGTTAGTTTGTTTTGAGCCAGTGATGACCTCACCAAGTTATCCCACAACACTCATTCATTCTCAAACTTGCCAACATTCCACAGACAACAAAAGTTTGTTTAGTATAACTCGTTAATGGTTACCCTGGGTTACTTCTTATCCTGTGGccattgaaaaattgttttcagATTTATATATTTCCAGGTTTCAGCTCTAGGCACTGACCATTGCAATAAACTGTTAGATTTTTCTTTcactcttgggatgtgggtgtcgctggcaaggccagcatttattgcccatccctagttgccccaaGAAGGGGGTGAGCTGCCATCTTCTTGCAGTTTATGTGACAGTCTGATACAACTAAGTGTCTTGCtcgactatttcagagggcagttaagagttaaccacgttggtgtgggactggagtcacatataggttcaGACTGGGTACGGATGGCaggttccttccttaaaggacatcagtgaatctGTTGGGCTTttatgacagcttcatggtcacttttactggtagcagcttttatttccagatttttagaattgaattcaaattctcaaactgttcATCGTGGGATTTAAACACCCATTCTCTGTGATTGTTCAGTCGAATAACATAACAACTAAAACTGGAACTCAAGCTAAGCGTAGGTCCTCAGGGAGATGTTGCTGCTGAAATGGTCCTATTGATCTTGGCAgttaacatctctgctcagtcccagTGAAAGTTCACCTGTTCCAGCAAATATCTATTCTGCGTTTCTAATGTCAAGCAGTTGAAATctcgccaagtctctccttcctttccCGGAAACTTTTCCTCTTCAGTTTTCTCCAGTAAACCAGTTAGAATCAGACAGCAGAAACTACCTCATGGGTTCTTCCAATCAGCTACTGACTGTCCTGTAACTGATTGATTGGAACCTCGTTTATCCCAAGGTTCTGCCAAGGATCCAACAGCCATTCTACAGAAACCCCAAGCAGATCCCAGCGCTAGAATTTTACATTAccatcagtaatggtgccacgcaactatcatcgattgtcatgaaaacccatctggttcactaatgtccttcagggaaggaaatctgctgtccttatctggtctggcctacgtgtgacttcagacccacagcaatgtggttgattcttaactgccctctgaaatggcctagcaaaccactcagttcaagggcaattagggatgggcaacaaatgcttgccttgccagcgacacccacattctatgaaagaataaagaaattttattttatttagagatacagcactgaaacaggccctttggcccaccaggtttgtgccgaccaacaactacccatttatactaatcctacattaataatcctactgctatgttcagactggccaagagagtgtgggaaaatggcgcactgacacggaacacaaaagtccgagtgtatcaggcctgtgtcctcagtaccttgctctacggcagcgaggcctggacaacgtatgccagccaagagcgacgtctcaattcattccatcttcgctgccttcggagaatacttggcatcaggtggcaggactatatctccaacacagaagtccttgaagcggccaacatccccagcttatacacactactgagtcagcggcgcttgagatggcttggccatgtgagccgcatggaagatggcaggatccccaaagacacattgtacagcgagctcgccactggtatcagacccaccggccgtccatgtctccgttataaagacgtctgcaaacgcgacatgaaatcgtgtgacattgatcacaagtcgtgggagtcagttgccagcattcgccagagctggcgggcagccataaagacagggctaaattgtggcgagtcgaagagacttagtagttggcaggaaaaaagacagaggcgcaaggggagagccaactgtgcaacagccccaacaaacaaatttctctgcagcacctgtggaagagcctgtcactccagaattggcctttatagccactccaggcgctgcttcacaaaccactgaccacctccaggcgcgtatccattgtctctcgagataaggaggcccaaaagagaaagagacattaataccatattccctaccatatccccacaattcttctagtatctacctacactaggggcaatttacaatggccaatttacctatcatccaacaaggaggaaaccggagcacccggcggaaacccatgcagtcacagggagaacttgcaaacccacacaggcagtacccagaaccaaacccgggtccctggagctgtgaggctgcggtgctaaccactgtaccactgtacAACTACAAGCAAtcaggcaacatctatggagagagaagtagCGTTCCTCtgcatctctctgcttctctctccacagacgctgccatacctgctgagtatttccagcacttactgtttttatttcagatttccagcatctgcattatttgctTTTATACAAGCAATCAGGATTCAAAAGTTCAGATTTAGAGGATGATTAAAGTGTTACTTAGTCCAACTGTGCTGTTAGCCTGCACTGTGTAACTAAAGATCTTCAGTGTAACAGTCACTTTCAGCTCTGCTGAGCATTGGGATAATTGAGATTGAAGAGAGTCAGGATTGTATCAAAGGCTATTCTTTATTACTGATTGTGATTTCATTCAGGCATTTGGTTTTCCAATGTCCCTCGATCCCTTCAGTAAGCTGCTACAAAATATCTAATATCCAATATCCCAAAATCTGTCCGTTACCTTAAATACCTAATATCTATTAATCAATATTAAACAACTAATGTCCAATACCCAACCTCAATTATTCAGAAACATTATCTACTGTCCAACACCAAACAACTCACAGCTAATATTCTACTTCTAAAATGCAAGGTTCAATATTCAATGTCCAATATCCGATTTCTAATAGCCAATACTCAGTGATCAATCACTATGAACTCTCCTGATAACTCCCAAACCTCAGCCCGAGGATCCCAAGGGAGAATTCCTGCTCCACGGAATTCTGAGGAAGAATGAGGGAAATGCACCTGTTTGGGCCTCTTCTGCTTTGACTCCTGCCCCCCATCCCAgctccttccccacatcccttcaccATATCCCAAATTCCCCCCCTCCGAGCCTCCACTCCTCCCCCTTGACCCCTCCCAGTTCAGGCCACCAGTTAAAATTGCAATCAGGTTCCAATGATGTCATGTGTGTAAAGAATGATTCCATCAGCTTTGGGCATGTCTGAGGTTAAAATCCCGGGTGGTAGCAAGTAACTCGGGGTATTTAACTGCTGACTGTCTGTTTCCGCCGGCAGGCTGTGTTAAAATCGTGCTCACATTTCTGAGGTGACTCAAACTGAGAAGTGCCTTGCAGTTATTGTCCTCCTTGAGAATCGGGCCCTTTAGTATCTGTTAAATTGTGGAAGCCGAGGTGTCTGGCTCAGCCTGGAGTCCGGCCCAGTCTGCATGATTAATAATGCAATCAtttcagaactttgtaaacctagTGGGGAATGTTCTGGACTCTCTCAAAGCTGAGTGGTGATGTCAATGGAGAGGATGTGAGGAGGAGGCACTCTGGTCCCCTTCAGCTCAAAAATCACTAGGTTTCCACTAATTACCTCAGCCCCGAAAGAGCACAAGATAATGCCTGCCAGAGCTGAGGGTTGCTGAAACTGGCCTGTGAGCAGTCACACTATCTTGACCATCAATGTTGCTGGCTGGAGCTGCAGCATCAACTGATGTAAcaagttgggggtgggggttgtgtgggggggTAGGGGCAGTGACTGCGTATGACAGCAAATGGGATCCCAGAGCCTCACACTCACACTTTGACGTGAGGTGGATAGGAGGATCCTTGGGGGCAATGTCACTATCAGATACACGCTTTAGATTTAGGGAGCGAAGACCAAGAATGTGACGGAGAATGAGCAAGAGGTTTCACTCCATCATAAGTCATCTCTTTGATGGCAACTCCCTTCCCAACCATTCTGCAAGCTCATTCTTCATCCTCCATGCCTCCTCTTCCCTCCAGCTAGATTCCAGTCTAAGGGGACCTTATGATTCTGCCTGACAAAGGGAGACCCAAAGGACCCCAGGTTTGGGGCTGAAGGGCAGAATTTATGAGGGATCGATTTATCCACAGGTGATTGGTGAGGGTTGTGGGATTAAGAgaacgtgtgtatgtgggtgtgctgAAGGTGGGGAAATGTGAGGGGGACAGGATGTGTGTTGCatgaagctcatgggattgggagaGGGTGTATTTGTGGGTGTGCTGAAGGTGAGGAGATGGGCGGTCAGGATGTGTGTTGGGTGAGGGTCACAGGATTGGGACAGGTGAGGTGTGTTTGGTTAGGGAGAAGGCATTGATCAGAGACATGTCAAATACAGAGAAGTAACAAGAGAGTGACAGGGAGCAGAGGGGTTCAGTGTGGATGGGACAATTTATGTGAAAATTACAATTTAAAGATGAGGGCAGGGAAGTTAGTGGTGAGGAGAAGAGTTTGGATGGAACTTGATATCAGCCAGCAGGAGGACCTGTTCAATTCAAAGTCTGAGTGGAGAAATGAGTGAGAAAATCAGTGTGGGTCTCGAGAGGGGGTTGAACAAGGATTAGGAAGGATTGGTGGGAGGGATGGAACAGGATGAGATACTCGAGGGAGGAGAGATAACCGGGGTTGGGGCAGGAGGCTGAGGTGCATGGCGCTTGATGGAGAGTTTAATCAGTTTCAGTGAGGCTCCAGGAATTGTTACTGAGAGTCAGGTCTCAGTTAAAGCAAGGCCTAGATATTAATCTCAACTATTTGACTcttaacaacagcaacttgcatttatatagcacctttaacatagtaaaacatcccaaggttcttcacaggagtgttatcagacaaaatttgacactgagccacataaggaggtattagtccAGATTACCAAAaggatggtcaaagaggtaggttttaaagaacatcTTTAAGAACAATGGAaagggaaaggtttagggagggaattccagagcttagggccttgacagccaagggcagagtgattaaaattgagaatgctcaagaggccagaattggaggagagcaggaaTCTCAGAGGGTTGaaagactggtggaggttacagcaatagggaggggtgaggccatggaggcgtttgaacatgaggatgagaattttaatattgagggGTTACTGGATTGGGAAGCAATGTAGATTAGTGAGAACTCACTGTTCTCTGAAGTGGACAATCAGTTATATCAAAACATTAACTGTGGCTCAAGAACagcacccacatcccgagaataatttattgctgtcactgtccctttaagaaTCAGCACTGAAGCCAGTGTTTAGTTCCAATTCCTGTCTGGGGTTGAGTTCACATCTGCCAGTCCTTAACAAATTACAGATGTGTAGGAGACTGAGCCGTCCAGCGTCCAATGAAAAATAAATAACCAAATAAAGAACAGGAGTCCAGAACATCTCAAAACCAAATACAGGAGGCTGGAGAGTAACTTCAAACTCCCACTGCCTCACTGTTTCAATTCGACAGAATAAAGGCGAACTGGAAACAGCTGATGCTTCActgcaccactcccctccactcccctccacccccaGCCACCAAGGAAACTAGTGAATGAGTCAGACTGAGAAACTGCAGCCATCTGAGAGAACAGAATTTCACAACGACATTACTTTAAAGGTAACATATCCATTCATTAACTGCTgtcggtgtgtctgtgtttgtgtatgtgtgtacgtCAGGGGTGTAGTTGTTTAAGGAGACTTTAGTTACTGGGAGAATTAAAACTTCTTTCCAAGCATTGGCCTCAGTTGGCAATTGGGGCAATCTGTCCCATCTTGATTCTGCTACGCATGTGATGCATGTTTCTGGTCAGTGTatcctgtgtgtgtcagtgtcggcTCCTGTAGATGTACAGTACACAGAATGTAAAAGGGAAcaatgaagtttacagagggtggaaggcgggagggagaccagccaggagagcacagGAATAGTCAGGACAGGAAGTAACAAAGGTGTGAATGGTGGTTGGCTGAGGCATGGGCGAagatgggtgatgttatggaaTTTCTATCTGATCGCCTCCTCAGGTTACCATGAGGTACGTCTGGACTTTGCATTGCATCCTGGGAGCCTATGTCCTCCCTGACTACagggcagagagcaggaaagattacaCATCGCAGCTCAATCCCAGGGATTCACTCTTCCCCTTGTTTTTGAACAACACTCTCATGGCTGACAGTGCAGCTACATTCGTAGCAATGGGCCACGAGGAGCTCTCGGGTGTGTGTGCAATCACGGTACTGACCAGCACATTGACCATTCCCAACGAGTATAAGACAGCCCATTCTCCCACTCAAGAAGATCTCAGTCCGGTCAAGGGTCTCTTGAATGGCAGCAGTTCTGTTTTGGAAAGCTTGGCATCTGCAGTCAATGCAGAGATTGGCAAATTGAGCTACCAATCGCTGATCACAGAGACAGTCCTAGACATCAAGCAACGGAACGAGCTATCTAACAACATCATGACAGAAATCTTCCAAAGTCTTGACTCGAATCCAACCTTGGATAG contains:
- the si:ch211-142k18.1 gene encoding uncharacterized protein si:ch211-142k18.1; its protein translation is MSQTEKLQPSERTEFHNDITLKVTMRYVWTLHCILGAYVLPDYRAESRKDYTSQLNPRDSLFPLFLNNTLMADSAATFVAMGHEELSGVCAITVLTSTLTIPNEYKTAHSPTQEDLSPVKGLLNGSSSVLESLASAVNAEIGKLSYQSLITETVLDIKQRNELSNNIMTEIFQSLDSNPTLDSHVTKFKEKVRKMEAMLQAIDHLAGQVEQMSDTLSTELNQHLGKSRKMESTLYQKLN